Proteins encoded by one window of Lycium barbarum isolate Lr01 chromosome 11, ASM1917538v2, whole genome shotgun sequence:
- the LOC132618085 gene encoding uncharacterized protein LOC132618085: MASSRRVQRKMVDHSKLHQLRTLTNSKSVKKSSIILDAFLYIIKLRLQLEAIQREYHNFLNHVQEVKVEKLIGTRFLVKVTCKKEKDVLVSILQAFEEMKLSVVQARVTRKYFFGMEAIVEAENETNLDVKSLTKALQMAIHKQSIM; this comes from the exons ATGGCATCATCAAGAAGGGTGCAAAGAAAAATGGTTGATCACAGTAAGCTTCACCAATTACGAACACTTACTAACTCCAAATCA GTTAAAAAGAGCTCTATAATTTTGGATGCCTTCCTTTACATCATCAAGCTGAGACTCCAGCTAGAAGCTATCCAAAGAGAGTATCACAACTTCTTAAACCATGTCCAA GAAGTGAAGGTGGAGAAGCTTAttgggacaagatttttggtgaAAGTGACTTGCAAAAAGGAGAAAGATGTGCTAGTATCAATTTTGCAGGCGTTTGAAGAGATGAAACTAAGTGTTGTGCAAGCTAGGGTTACAAGGAAGTACTTCTTTGGGATGGAAGCTATTGTGGAAGCTGAAAATGAAACTAATTTGGATGTAAAATCTTTGACTAAAGCACTTCAAATGGCTATCCACAAGCAAAGTATAATGTAG
- the LOC132620248 gene encoding secreted RxLR effector protein 161-like yields MSPTCTLDKDETGKPVDETNYRGMIGSLLYLNASRPDIMFSICRCARFQAAPKESHLTALKRIIRYLHGTTNYGLWYPNSNNFTLEVFSDADFASDKEDRKSTSGTCQLLGKSLISWNSKKQGLVSLSTTKAEYIAVGQCCTQLIWMSYQLSDYDLFFKPIKIFCDNSSAICLSKNHVHHSRAKHIDIKHHFIINYVAQGDFEIVFVYTENQLVDIFTKPLLEERFCMLRKSLGIIDQSV; encoded by the coding sequence ATGAGTCCTACTTGTACTCTTGATAAGGATGAGACAGGAAAACCTGTTGATGAAACTAATTATCGCGGTATGATTGGATCGTTGCTTTACCTAAATGCTAGTCGACCAGATATTATGTTCAGTATATGCAGGTGTGCTAGATTCCAAGCTGCTCCAAAGGAATCTCATCTTACTGCTCTCAAGCGTATTATTAGATACCTTCATGGAACAACTAACTATGGTTTATGGTATCCTAACTCTAACAATTTTACACTTGAAGTTTTTTCAGACGCAGACTTTGCAAGTGATAAAGAGGATAGAAAAAGTACCAGTGGTACTTGCCAACTTCTAGGAAAATCTCTTATTTCCTGGAATAGCAAAAAACAGGGATTAGTCTCTCTCTCTACCACTAAGGCTGAATACATTGCTGTTGGTCAATGTTGCACACAGTTAATTTGGATGTCTTATCAATTAagtgattatgacttgttttttAAACCTATAAAGATTTTCTGTGATAATTCGAGTGCTATCTGTCTGTCCAAAAATCATGTGCATCATTCTAGGGCCAAGCATATAGATATTAAACATCATTTTATCATAAATTACGTTGCTCAGGGAGATTTTGAAATAGTTTTTGTTTACACCGAAAACCAGCTTGTTGATATTTTTACTAAACCTCTTCTTGAAGAACGTTTCTGCATGCTAAGAAAATCTTTGGGAATTATTGATCAATCTGTCTAA
- the LOC132616610 gene encoding uncharacterized protein LOC132616610 yields MVFTYVYAGWEGVAHDARVLTEIASNPDNGFPFPPPNKYYLCDAAYPNTRGFLAPYHNIRYWLGDYHRRRAITKEENFNHAHAQLRNVIERSYGVLKARFPILDKMAPYPINILRDVVIACFAVNNFIRKERINDDLFNHFDTPQVIFDEEGQQEEALDETNGASWTVEDSQIMTDMREQLALQLMQRR; encoded by the exons ATGGTCTTCACTTATGTTTATGCTGGATGGGAAGGGGTAGCACATGATGCACGCGTTCTAACTGAGATTGCATCTAATCCAGATAATGGCTTTCCATTTCCACCACCTA ATAAATACTATCTATGTGATGCGGCATATCCTAATACTCGAGGATTTCTAGCACCGTATCATAATATTCGATATTGGTTAGGAGATTATCATCGTAGGCGTGCCATAACGAAGGAGGAAAATTTTAATCATGCTCATGCACAACTTAGAAACGTTATCGAACGTTCCTATGGAGTACTGAAAGCAAGATTTCCTATATTGGACAAGATGGCTCCATATCCTATTAATATCCTAAGAGATGTTGTTATTGCATGTTTTGCCGTTAATAATTTTATCAGGAAGGAGCGCATCAATGATGACTTGTTTAATCATTTTGATACGCCTCAAGTGATATTTGATGAAGAAGGACAACAAGAAGAAGCATTAGATGAAACAAATGGAGCTAGTTGGACAGTTGAAGATTCTCAGATAATGACTGATATGAGGGAGCAACTTGCACTCCAACTAATGCAAAGAAGATGA
- the LOC132620249 gene encoding uncharacterized protein LOC132620249: MKNHYDYLKEKYQAWLPITKKTGNIYDPATNTIRMSNEEWDEYIKAHPKAKALRSAPLPFPELCTTLFEGSTATGIHGWSPSCTTPRPGASSVATNIDIDSLDDIEDLLGDKNDGASKDFPSQSSIPIEKKNLGKKRKNASSRLEIDEKMSAALELLINKNNGPDVEECIEKLDKLGWEEPLYYEALSMFCEGDSYTN; the protein is encoded by the exons ATGAAGAACCATTATGattatttaaaagaaaaatatcAAGCTTGGTTGCCAATAACTAAAAAGACCGGTAATATTTATGATCCAGCAACCAATACCATTCGAATGTCTAACGAGGAGTGGGATGAGTACATAAAG GCTCATCCAAAAGCCAAGGCATTGAGGAGTGCACCTCTACCCTTTCCGGAACTTTGTACAACATTATTTGAGGGTTCTACTGCAACAGGCATTCATGGTTGGAGTCCAAGTTGTACAACTCCGCGGCCCGGTGCCTCTTCTGTAGCTACTAATATAGACATAGATTCACTTGATGACATTGAGGATCTACTTGGTGACAAAAATGATGGAGCTTCTAAAGATTTTCCATCTCAATCTTCAATTCCAATTGAAAAAAAGAATctgggaaagaaaagaaaaaacgcATCGTCCCGATTAGAAATTGATGAGAAGATGAGTGCTGCATTGGAGTTACTAATTAACAAAAACAACGGGCCTGATGTTGAAGAATGTATAGAAAAACTAGACAAGCTTGGATGGGAAGAGCCATTGTACTATGAAGCTCTTAGTATGTTTTGTGAAGGTGATAGCTACACAAACTGA